One Gloeothece verrucosa PCC 7822 DNA window includes the following coding sequences:
- the dacB gene encoding D-alanyl-D-alanine carboxypeptidase/D-alanyl-D-alanine endopeptidase, which produces MFKKKTYWLNSLTILTLATTNCVNPAIANEISPTTTTDYFNGDSSIEIFVPPPENPTIPPRTPIPQQRGGGVCSALLEPSINAIIGKYPNNWGIEVESLTDGTVLYSHNADKFFIPASNTKIFTSAAALQRLGPSAAIGSKSLKDWITFMNLVSNNYYAETLMRRVGGPAEAKAALSELGIDPNGYRLADGSGLSRRNVATPRTITSILRAMYYSPQKDVFYGSLPVAGVSGTLRNRMRQTAAQGAVFAKTGTLSGVRALSGYMNHPQYGMLVFSIVANYPFESRALVSSIDKIVLQLSMLTPCE; this is translated from the coding sequence ATGTTTAAAAAAAAGACTTATTGGTTAAATTCTTTAACAATTTTAACTTTAGCTACCACTAACTGCGTTAATCCCGCTATTGCTAATGAAATCAGTCCGACGACCACCACTGATTATTTTAATGGGGACTCATCCATAGAGATTTTTGTCCCACCCCCAGAAAATCCGACAATTCCCCCGAGAACCCCCATACCGCAACAAAGAGGCGGCGGGGTTTGTTCAGCCCTTTTAGAGCCATCGATCAATGCTATTATCGGCAAATATCCCAACAATTGGGGAATTGAGGTGGAGTCTTTGACTGATGGGACGGTGCTTTATAGCCACAATGCCGATAAGTTTTTTATCCCTGCTTCTAATACTAAAATCTTTACGAGTGCCGCCGCGCTACAGAGGTTGGGCCCTAGTGCGGCTATTGGCAGTAAATCCCTCAAAGATTGGATTACTTTTATGAATCTGGTCAGTAATAATTATTATGCAGAAACTTTAATGCGTCGTGTGGGGGGTCCGGCTGAGGCGAAGGCGGCTTTAAGTGAATTAGGGATCGATCCAAATGGCTATCGTCTGGCGGATGGTTCGGGTTTGTCTCGTAGAAATGTGGCCACTCCCAGGACGATTACTTCTATTCTACGGGCGATGTATTATTCTCCCCAAAAAGATGTTTTTTATGGCTCTTTACCCGTGGCCGGGGTGAGTGGAACTTTGAGAAACCGTATGCGCCAAACGGCGGCTCAAGGGGCTGTTTTTGCTAAGACGGGTACCTTAAGCGGCGTGAGGGCACTATCGGGTTATATGAATCATCCTCAATATGGAATGCTGGTGTTTAGTATTGTGGCGAATTATCCTTTTGAATCAAGAGCTTTAGTTAGTTCGATTGATAAAATTGTTCTGCAATTGAGTATGTTGACTCCTTGTGAATAA
- a CDS encoding DUF4336 domain-containing protein, whose protein sequence is MQGKQINQYNHPRDLSWPFWPVVPLYPYGKRRTIRTEVVKDQVWTFEQIQGILYVIVPIRMSVIKLSVGGLLVYAPVAPTPECIRLVRELEVQHGEVKYIILPTISGIEHKVFVGPFARYFKSAQVFVSPNQWSFPLNLPLSWLGFPGKRTHFLPFDSSQTPFADQIDYAILKTIELGPGQFQEVALFDKHSQTLLVTDSVLSIPENPPAIVQLDPYALLFHARDDVFDVVADTEANRRKGWHKICLFALYIRPSTLEPVGLVESLREALRAPDRSKQAYFGLFPFKWNYDWQESFDALRRNKTLLVAPILQTLIFNRAPQETLQWAEQVAKWNFQRIIPCHLDSPLEVEAAEFRRAFSFLENPSNSSLLESDLTFLKTVDKNLSQWGIVPTSKTW, encoded by the coding sequence ATGCAGGGGAAACAGATTAATCAGTATAACCATCCTAGAGATTTGTCTTGGCCGTTTTGGCCGGTAGTACCACTTTACCCTTATGGGAAACGACGAACCATCCGTACTGAAGTTGTCAAAGATCAAGTCTGGACTTTTGAGCAAATACAGGGCATTTTATACGTCATTGTGCCGATTCGGATGAGTGTCATTAAACTCTCAGTAGGGGGACTTTTAGTTTATGCACCAGTGGCCCCAACACCAGAATGTATCAGACTGGTGAGAGAGTTAGAAGTTCAACATGGTGAAGTGAAATATATCATTTTGCCGACCATATCAGGGATAGAACATAAGGTTTTTGTCGGCCCGTTTGCGCGATATTTTAAATCCGCACAGGTTTTTGTCTCTCCAAACCAATGGAGTTTTCCGCTTAATTTACCGTTGAGTTGGCTTGGTTTCCCCGGAAAACGCACCCATTTTCTACCGTTTGATAGTAGCCAAACGCCCTTTGCTGATCAGATCGATTATGCTATCTTAAAGACAATTGAGTTGGGGCCTGGACAATTTCAAGAAGTGGCGTTATTTGATAAGCATTCGCAGACTTTATTGGTCACTGATTCGGTGCTTTCTATACCCGAAAATCCCCCGGCAATTGTGCAACTTGATCCTTATGCTTTGCTGTTTCACGCTAGAGATGATGTATTTGATGTGGTAGCTGATACTGAAGCAAATAGACGTAAAGGATGGCACAAAATTTGTTTGTTTGCTCTTTATATTCGCCCAAGCACTCTAGAACCTGTCGGATTAGTAGAATCTTTACGAGAAGCTTTAAGAGCGCCTGATCGCTCAAAACAAGCTTATTTTGGTTTATTTCCTTTTAAATGGAATTATGATTGGCAAGAGTCTTTTGATGCTTTGCGAAGGAACAAAACGCTGTTAGTGGCACCTATTCTACAAACTCTTATTTTTAATCGCGCTCCTCAAGAAACTCTCCAGTGGGCCGAACAGGTGGCCAAATGGAATTTTCAGCGCATTATTCCTTGTCATTTAGACTCTCCGCTTGAAGTTGAAGCGGCTGAGTTTCGAAGGGCTTTTTCGTTTTTAGAAAATCCCTCTAATTCCTCTTTACTCGAGTCAGATTTAACCTTTTTGAAAACGGTTGACAAAAATTTGAGCCAATGGGGTATTGTACCTACTTCAAAAACCTGGTAG
- a CDS encoding RNA-guided endonuclease InsQ/TnpB family protein, which produces MYGCQQVLINSPPDVMAVLEYVCSEANKLYNCGLYYARQIYFKTHQYIGKYTLDKQLKSNLHFKALRSCVAQQTLRSVYEAFVSYWKLLSMWKRGELPDKPRIPKYRKKGFYQFVYPKQWLKLIGNEIKFSLGKQVKTWFKLDSFSLPMPSNLRFENIKEVRIIPRNRCFYAEFVYQLEIQDQGLNQDNALGIDPGLNNWLTCVSNVGTSFILDGKHLKSVNRWYNKQVSTIKEGKPQGLWSNRLAKITEKRNRQMRDAVNKAARIVVNHCLDNHIGTIVFGWNDEVKKEINLGKKNNQSFVSIPTARLKNRIAQLCELYGIRFIETEESYTSKASFLDGDIIPVHGAKPEGWKSSGKRTKRGLFRTGNNWYINADCNGAANIIRKVATTLNLDLSPVNRGVLTRPQKLKFWSAKKTLRNGVLTRCEASA; this is translated from the coding sequence ATGTACGGATGCCAACAAGTTTTAATTAACTCACCTCCCGATGTGATGGCAGTTTTAGAATATGTTTGCTCGGAAGCCAATAAACTCTATAACTGTGGACTTTATTACGCGAGGCAAATATATTTCAAAACCCATCAATATATCGGCAAATACACGCTAGATAAACAACTCAAATCAAATCTACACTTTAAAGCCTTGCGTTCTTGTGTGGCTCAACAGACGCTTAGAAGCGTCTATGAAGCATTTGTGTCTTATTGGAAACTTCTGTCAATGTGGAAAAGAGGCGAGTTACCCGATAAACCCAGAATTCCTAAATACAGAAAAAAGGGATTTTATCAATTTGTTTACCCGAAGCAATGGCTTAAGTTAATCGGTAACGAGATTAAATTCTCGCTAGGAAAGCAGGTAAAAACATGGTTTAAATTAGATAGTTTTTCTCTCCCAATGCCATCTAATTTACGCTTTGAAAATATCAAAGAAGTTAGAATCATCCCTAGAAATCGATGTTTTTATGCTGAATTTGTTTATCAATTAGAAATCCAAGATCAAGGTTTAAATCAAGACAATGCACTCGGTATAGATCCAGGATTGAATAATTGGTTAACTTGCGTTTCTAATGTAGGCACATCTTTTATTCTTGATGGTAAGCATTTAAAATCAGTTAACCGTTGGTATAACAAGCAGGTATCAACAATTAAAGAAGGAAAGCCTCAAGGATTATGGTCTAATAGATTAGCTAAAATAACCGAGAAGCGCAATAGACAGATGAGGGATGCTGTCAACAAAGCAGCGAGAATAGTGGTTAATCATTGTTTAGATAACCACATTGGTACTATTGTTTTTGGTTGGAATGATGAGGTTAAAAAGGAGATAAATCTAGGTAAGAAAAATAATCAGTCTTTTGTCTCAATTCCCACTGCTAGACTCAAGAATAGAATCGCTCAACTGTGTGAACTATACGGTATTAGGTTTATTGAGACAGAAGAAAGCTATACCAGTAAAGCAAGTTTTTTAGATGGTGACATTATTCCCGTTCACGGTGCAAAACCCGAAGGTTGGAAGTCATCAGGTAAAAGAACAAAAAGAGGATTATTTCGCACTGGTAATAATTGGTATATCAATGCTGACTGTAACGGTGCGGCGAACATTATCCGAAAAGTAGCCACAACGCTCAATTTAGATTTGAGTCCAGTGAATAGGGGCGTTTTGACTCGTCCCCAGAAACTAAAATTCTGGTCAGCTAAGAAGACGCTTCGCAACGGTGTTTTAACCCGTTGCGAAGCATCCGCTTAG
- the tnpA gene encoding IS200/IS605 family transposase — MATYDKKEEYRRNPHSVSLINYHFVFCPKRRKPVLVGDVARRLQDVIFGLCQENDWRLIALEIMPDHVHLFLNTDPTHAPSAIMKKVKGRSSHILRKEFPELLKIPTLWTPSYFVSTAGNVSTETVKRYIETQRGK; from the coding sequence ATGGCAACCTATGACAAAAAAGAAGAGTATAGGCGAAACCCTCATTCGGTAAGCCTTATCAATTATCATTTCGTCTTCTGTCCCAAGAGGCGGAAGCCGGTGCTAGTGGGAGATGTTGCTAGAAGATTGCAGGATGTTATTTTTGGGTTATGTCAAGAAAATGATTGGAGGTTGATAGCACTAGAAATAATGCCAGATCATGTTCATCTTTTCCTTAACACAGATCCGACTCATGCTCCGAGTGCTATCATGAAGAAGGTCAAAGGACGTTCATCTCATATCTTAAGAAAAGAATTTCCTGAGCTATTAAAAATTCCTACTCTGTGGACTCCGAGCTATTTTGTAAGCACCGCCGGCAATGTATCGACTGAAACCGTCAAGAGATATATTGAAACCCAGAGGGGTAAATAG
- a CDS encoding DUF4385 domain-containing protein, with protein MANPRSLFFMFDYSLDFDKIDFRQSPELYRIGRGEQGVLLVEPYKSEILPHWRFKTPEIAKQSSEIIYNMFLDYLNQDDFVGADMARKFLQMGYTRARRYANHKSGRKYKDKTQKTDSNPPQKPEKREILPYDVDPIKAQSAAIFKEKWCQAKLQPKYLELKKKHQQMYEQNSNNKNLI; from the coding sequence ATGGCTAACCCTCGCTCACTATTTTTTATGTTTGATTACTCTCTTGACTTCGATAAAATTGATTTTCGTCAATCCCCTGAATTATATCGAATTGGCCGAGGAGAACAAGGAGTCTTATTAGTTGAACCCTATAAATCTGAAATTCTTCCCCATTGGCGCTTTAAAACGCCCGAAATCGCCAAACAATCCAGTGAAATCATCTATAATATGTTTTTAGATTACTTAAATCAAGATGATTTTGTCGGCGCTGACATGGCTCGGAAATTTCTTCAAATGGGATATACTCGGGCGCGTCGATACGCTAATCATAAGAGTGGGCGCAAATATAAAGATAAAACTCAAAAAACTGACAGTAATCCCCCTCAAAAGCCAGAAAAGCGCGAAATTTTACCCTATGACGTTGATCCGATTAAAGCCCAATCAGCCGCTATTTTTAAAGAGAAATGGTGCCAGGCGAAACTACAGCCAAAATATCTAGAATTAAAGAAAAAACATCAGCAAATGTATGAACAGAATTCTAATAATAAAAATCTTATATAA
- a CDS encoding DoxX family protein, which translates to MLTSRYRSLLFSDSSIGLRRRDLVTAYAFLRIILGINFFNHGFTRLGNIPGFAEGMAKMFENTFLPSFLVKGTSFLVPIVELIVGLLVMFGLYTQAALLTGFGLMAILMYGITLVQNWETATSQLVYCLVFFILVAGNGFNLFSLDWLLQQSRRRRI; encoded by the coding sequence ATGTTAACATCTCGATATAGATCCTTATTGTTTTCTGACTCCAGCATTGGATTACGCCGGAGAGATCTAGTTACAGCATACGCTTTTTTACGCATAATTTTAGGCATTAATTTTTTTAATCACGGATTTACTCGCCTAGGCAATATTCCGGGTTTTGCCGAAGGAATGGCGAAAATGTTTGAAAATACTTTTTTACCGAGTTTTTTAGTCAAAGGGACTTCTTTTTTAGTGCCTATTGTAGAATTAATCGTCGGTTTGTTAGTGATGTTTGGACTCTACACCCAAGCGGCTTTATTAACTGGCTTTGGATTGATGGCAATTTTAATGTATGGGATTACTTTAGTGCAGAACTGGGAAACAGCTACCAGTCAACTTGTTTACTGTTTAGTCTTTTTTATCTTGGTCGCTGGCAATGGATTTAATCTTTTTTCTTTAGATTGGTTGTTGCAACAAAGCCGCCGAAGAAGAATTTAG
- a CDS encoding DNA integrity scanning protein DisA nucleotide-binding domain protein translates to MVFLKEELELSGISACVPEFITCDLLSQELDYALRPNVHERKIQPYGFIFCNSYDSPIYQQLTSLLFFDLDEARKLADGCHSFLVFARGQFKGLLILEQAADTELKLYQLHEDFQAVICTTDRYGVTKVICRAGVFIHEYRRWRRKPSVKLIMKQIQLEIPEGDPEILQSILEFCFHDLSPRNIGTTIVWCLADNIPSEVKNLLPNTSLGNVKKEVEVKINSTPDLPILRHILTFTDGAMLVDKQGTIVAVGIHLKYSENSRQMIGTYKGTRHTSAKRFSYDFRKSLIFVVSDDGPVTIFYQGINIGNLEECSCER, encoded by the coding sequence GTGGTATTTCTCAAAGAAGAACTTGAGTTAAGTGGGATTTCTGCTTGTGTTCCTGAATTTATCACCTGTGATTTATTGAGTCAAGAATTAGATTATGCACTACGTCCTAATGTTCACGAAAGAAAAATTCAACCTTATGGATTTATTTTTTGTAACTCTTATGACTCGCCTATTTATCAACAGCTTACTTCATTGCTCTTTTTTGATTTAGATGAAGCGAGAAAACTGGCTGATGGCTGTCATAGTTTTTTAGTCTTTGCTAGAGGACAATTTAAAGGGTTGTTAATTTTAGAGCAAGCGGCTGATACTGAATTAAAACTCTATCAACTTCACGAAGATTTTCAAGCGGTGATCTGTACCACAGATAGATATGGCGTGACGAAAGTTATCTGTCGAGCCGGAGTTTTTATTCATGAGTATCGTCGCTGGAGAAGAAAACCCTCAGTTAAACTGATCATGAAACAAATTCAGTTGGAAATTCCTGAAGGCGATCCGGAAATTTTACAAAGTATATTAGAATTTTGTTTTCATGATTTAAGTCCTCGCAATATCGGAACGACAATTGTCTGGTGTCTCGCTGACAACATTCCCTCAGAGGTCAAAAATTTATTGCCTAATACCAGTTTAGGTAATGTCAAAAAAGAGGTAGAAGTTAAGATTAATTCTACTCCTGATTTGCCCATTTTACGACACATTTTGACCTTTACAGATGGGGCAATGTTAGTTGACAAACAGGGAACGATTGTTGCTGTTGGCATTCATCTTAAGTATTCAGAAAATAGCCGCCAAATGATCGGAACCTATAAAGGAACACGTCATACTTCAGCGAAACGGTTTTCTTATGATTTTCGCAAAAGTCTAATTTTTGTCGTTTCCGATGATGGTCCGGTGACCATTTTTTACCAGGGAATAAATATAGGAAATTTAGAAGAATGTTCTTGTGAGCGCTAA
- a CDS encoding CBS domain-containing protein — MLDLILCHQTADFDALGAAVGLSRLKIGSRIVLTGGAHPTVKDFLALHRDELALIEQRSVNPEQIRSLFVVDNQWRDRFGKAANWFDLPQLNAIEIYDHHLDGESDIPATEKYIEAIGATTTLIVERLQQQQLQLTPIEATVMALGIHVDTGSLTFDQTTPRDAYALAWLMTQGANVKIIAEYAEPGFTPQLQQLFSDALDRLNTTNVRGYKVAWILLTTENFIPGLSNLAERLLELSESDALLFGHAYSKGQKDDHSEKRLTLIGRCHIDEVNLNDLFAPFGGGGHSQAASVTFRSVEPAQMLDQLVEKLIETIPQPLSARDLMSSPVRTIRPDTTIEQAQRVLFRYGHSGLSVVDENDQLVGIISRRDIDLALHHGFSHAPVKGYMTRNPKTITPDTSLPEIEDLMVTYDLGRLPVVENGQLMGIVTRTDVLRQIHQDRLEKKERLTQKTPLISCLLPSFRHRLHPPIWKLLQTAAQQAHQRGWHLYLVGGAVRDLLLAPGEETLTLQDIDLVVDGFHRAADVGAGVELANQLQEIYPQVRLSVHGEFQTAALIWHKDAQLGSLMIDIATARTEFYPYPAANPQVEASSIRQDLYRRDFTINALAVRLTSPREGELLDFFGGVEDLRSQQIRVLHANSFIEDPTRIYRAVRFAVRLGFKIDPHTEDYIRYAICSGVYDRLRLENHPAPALTTRLRAELTYILEAAYWKPALQLLSNLGALRCLHSNLVLDANLWWQIRFVSRWLKCLDSENHFSHWLIRLEVLIAALKPDEREQIAANLQLPKDSIERLRDLEKIENSVQQNLKKCDKISEIFLLLRQYKVPSLIIVAARSDRLERHRIWQYLTKWSKIQTFLDGNDLKAMGYKPGPQFKQILDQLLIATLDGEIMNREESVEFVTNITEKTAQKL, encoded by the coding sequence ATGCTCGACTTAATTTTATGTCATCAGACCGCAGACTTTGACGCACTCGGGGCAGCAGTAGGATTATCACGTCTTAAAATTGGCAGTAGAATAGTTTTAACTGGGGGAGCGCATCCCACCGTCAAGGATTTTTTAGCCTTACATCGGGATGAATTAGCCTTAATTGAACAACGAAGTGTCAACCCCGAACAAATTCGCTCTCTTTTCGTCGTCGATAATCAATGGCGTGATCGCTTCGGAAAAGCCGCTAATTGGTTTGATTTACCTCAACTCAATGCCATTGAAATCTATGACCATCATCTCGATGGCGAGTCGGATATTCCGGCAACTGAAAAATATATAGAAGCGATAGGCGCAACCACTACCCTAATTGTAGAACGACTACAACAACAGCAACTACAACTGACCCCCATCGAAGCAACCGTCATGGCCTTGGGGATTCATGTCGACACCGGTTCTTTAACCTTCGATCAAACTACCCCTCGTGATGCTTATGCTTTAGCGTGGTTAATGACTCAAGGTGCCAATGTCAAAATTATTGCTGAATATGCTGAACCGGGTTTTACCCCTCAACTGCAACAACTCTTTTCAGATGCTTTAGATCGTTTAAATACAACCAACGTGCGAGGGTATAAAGTCGCCTGGATCTTACTCACTACAGAAAACTTTATCCCAGGACTCTCGAATCTGGCAGAACGTTTGCTCGAATTAAGTGAAAGTGATGCCTTATTGTTTGGTCATGCTTATAGTAAAGGACAAAAAGATGATCATAGCGAAAAAAGATTAACCCTGATTGGCAGGTGTCATATAGATGAAGTTAATTTAAATGATTTATTTGCACCTTTTGGGGGGGGTGGACATTCTCAAGCCGCTTCAGTCACTTTTCGAAGTGTGGAACCGGCACAAATGTTAGACCAATTAGTGGAAAAACTGATAGAGACTATTCCTCAACCCCTCAGCGCCAGAGATTTAATGTCCTCTCCTGTGCGAACCATTCGCCCTGATACCACTATAGAACAAGCACAACGGGTTTTATTTCGTTATGGTCATTCGGGTTTATCGGTAGTGGATGAAAATGATCAGTTAGTGGGAATTATATCAAGACGAGATATCGATTTAGCCTTGCATCATGGCTTTAGTCATGCCCCAGTTAAAGGATACATGACCCGCAATCCCAAAACCATCACCCCGGATACCTCTTTACCAGAAATTGAAGATTTAATGGTCACTTATGATTTAGGACGCTTGCCGGTCGTTGAAAATGGGCAATTAATGGGGATTGTTACCCGTACTGATGTTTTGCGGCAAATTCATCAAGATCGTTTAGAGAAAAAAGAACGCTTAACTCAAAAAACGCCCCTGATATCTTGTTTATTACCCTCCTTCCGCCATCGTCTTCATCCTCCTATCTGGAAATTGTTACAAACTGCCGCCCAACAAGCCCATCAAAGAGGATGGCATTTATACTTAGTTGGGGGAGCCGTGCGAGATTTACTTTTAGCGCCTGGAGAAGAAACCCTGACCTTACAAGATATTGATTTAGTGGTGGATGGGTTTCATCGTGCGGCGGATGTGGGTGCAGGGGTAGAATTAGCTAATCAGTTACAAGAAATCTATCCCCAGGTGCGCTTATCGGTGCATGGAGAATTTCAAACGGCGGCGTTAATCTGGCACAAAGATGCTCAATTAGGGTCTTTAATGATCGATATTGCCACCGCTAGAACCGAATTTTATCCCTATCCGGCGGCTAATCCCCAAGTTGAAGCGAGTTCTATTCGTCAGGACCTTTATCGTCGGGATTTTACCATTAATGCCTTAGCGGTGCGTTTAACTTCTCCGAGGGAAGGAGAATTATTAGACTTTTTTGGTGGGGTGGAAGATTTACGATCGCAGCAAATTCGGGTGCTTCATGCCAATAGTTTTATTGAAGACCCGACGCGCATTTATCGAGCGGTGCGCTTTGCGGTAAGATTAGGGTTTAAAATAGACCCTCATACCGAAGATTATATCCGTTATGCTATTTGTAGCGGCGTGTATGATCGATTGCGTTTAGAAAATCATCCCGCCCCGGCTTTAACCACCCGATTAAGAGCGGAATTAACTTATATTTTAGAAGCGGCTTATTGGAAACCGGCTTTACAATTATTATCTAATTTAGGAGCCTTGCGGTGTTTACATAGTAATTTGGTTTTAGACGCTAATTTATGGTGGCAAATTCGTTTTGTGTCTCGCTGGTTAAAGTGTCTCGATTCAGAAAATCATTTTAGTCATTGGTTAATTAGATTAGAGGTTTTAATTGCTGCTTTAAAGCCTGATGAACGGGAGCAAATAGCGGCTAATCTTCAGTTACCCAAAGATAGTATAGAACGTTTAAGAGATTTAGAAAAAATTGAAAACTCAGTGCAACAAAATCTCAAAAAATGTGATAAAATAAGCGAGATTTTTTTATTATTACGTCAGTATAAAGTGCCAAGCTTAATCATTGTAGCGGCAAGAAGTGATCGACTTGAACGTCATCGGATCTGGCAGTATTTAACGAAATGGTCTAAAATACAAACTTTCTTAGATGGCAATGATTTAAAAGCGATGGGATATAAACCCGGACCACAGTTTAAACAGATTTTGGATCAGCTATTAATCGCTACCTTAGATGGGGAAATTATGAATCGAGAAGAATCGGTGGAATTTGTCACAAATATTACTGAAAAAACTGCCCAAAAGTTGTAG
- a CDS encoding phosphoribulokinase: MTHRPIILGIVGDSAAGKSTLTQGIAQILGKEKVTIICTDDYHRYDRQQRSKLGISALHPDCNYLDIIDQHLSLLGAGQAILKPIYNHDTGQFDPPEYIKPQQFIIVEGLLGYSTQKMRDKYDVKVFLAPPEELRTSWKIKRDTRKRGYTEDEVLEQLRKREPDSEAYIRPQRQWADVVVTFYPPSNETQQSDVALNVRLVLRPTIPHPDFSLILNPSGNHLGQAIRLELDRDMGKPVDVLQVDAHTTVEQVRELERIFCNEVPYLKSYCSLEGNEDIGKLVGTTGEILQSYPLALTQLLTTYHMLKAANVQP, translated from the coding sequence ATGACTCATCGACCTATTATACTAGGTATTGTTGGTGATAGTGCTGCTGGCAAAAGCACCTTAACCCAAGGAATTGCTCAAATTCTAGGAAAAGAAAAAGTTACCATCATTTGTACTGATGATTATCACCGTTATGATCGTCAACAAAGGTCAAAACTTGGTATTTCTGCCCTACATCCCGACTGCAATTACCTCGACATTATCGATCAACATTTAAGTTTACTAGGAGCCGGACAAGCCATTCTCAAACCAATCTATAATCACGATACAGGACAGTTTGACCCACCTGAATACATTAAACCCCAACAGTTTATTATTGTGGAAGGGTTGCTCGGTTACTCAACTCAGAAAATGCGGGACAAATACGATGTTAAAGTGTTTTTAGCGCCGCCGGAAGAGTTGCGAACCAGTTGGAAAATTAAGCGCGATACTCGCAAGCGAGGTTATACTGAAGACGAGGTTCTCGAACAACTACGAAAAAGAGAGCCAGACTCAGAAGCTTATATCCGTCCTCAGCGCCAATGGGCCGATGTAGTGGTCACTTTTTATCCGCCTAGTAATGAAACTCAACAAAGTGATGTGGCCTTAAATGTTCGCTTAGTCTTGCGGCCGACTATTCCCCATCCTGATTTTAGTTTGATTTTAAATCCTAGCGGCAATCATCTTGGCCAAGCTATTCGTTTAGAACTCGATCGAGATATGGGTAAACCTGTGGATGTGCTGCAAGTAGATGCTCATACTACTGTAGAACAAGTCAGAGAATTAGAGCGTATTTTCTGCAACGAAGTGCCCTATCTTAAGTCTTATTGTAGTCTAGAAGGCAATGAAGACATCGGTAAACTGGTGGGAACCACAGGCGAAATTCTTCAAAGTTATCCTCTTGCTTTAACTCAACTTCTCACTACTTACCATATGCTTAAAGCCGCCAACGTACAACCTTAA
- the csaB gene encoding polysaccharide pyruvyl transferase CsaB, with protein MQALICGYYGKGNGGDEALLVSLLQMLPKKIKPIVLSNNPSQTRQRYGIETCPARSAFAILQAFQQSDIFIWGGGSLMQDVTSFASPFYYAALMGLAQQQGLKTVAWAQGIGPLKRPTTRWLTEQVLRGCTAVSVRDSQSATLVSQWDISPLIAPDPVWALESKPVQGLWDLPAPRVALNLRSHPQLTPQRLEVLTQALIDFQKATNAFILLVPFQASQDLAIARSISARLPQSHKIMTLDDPRELKGLFKGVEMTIGMRYHSLIMAGAEECRCFALSYDPKVSRLMQELNIPGWELAELPEDPNVISTAWLECYANGDALSSAQIHSLVDRALMHQELLKFVSDFETD; from the coding sequence ATGCAGGCGCTTATCTGCGGCTATTACGGCAAAGGAAACGGAGGAGATGAAGCCCTATTAGTCTCCCTCTTGCAAATGTTACCCAAAAAAATCAAGCCCATCGTCCTTTCCAATAACCCTAGCCAAACTCGTCAACGCTACGGAATAGAAACTTGTCCGGCTCGTTCGGCTTTTGCCATCTTGCAAGCTTTCCAACAATCCGATATTTTTATCTGGGGAGGAGGCAGTTTAATGCAGGATGTCACCAGTTTTGCCAGTCCCTTCTATTATGCCGCTTTAATGGGTTTAGCACAGCAACAGGGCTTAAAAACCGTCGCTTGGGCGCAAGGAATTGGCCCCTTAAAACGTCCTACCACTCGCTGGTTAACCGAACAAGTTTTGCGGGGATGTACCGCCGTCAGTGTCAGAGACTCGCAGTCAGCGACATTAGTCTCTCAGTGGGATATTTCGCCGCTTATTGCTCCGGACCCGGTTTGGGCGCTAGAATCAAAACCGGTGCAAGGATTATGGGATTTACCCGCGCCGAGAGTAGCGCTAAATTTACGCAGCCATCCCCAGTTAACCCCGCAACGCTTAGAGGTTCTTACCCAAGCGTTAATTGATTTTCAAAAAGCCACTAATGCCTTTATTTTATTAGTCCCGTTTCAAGCTTCTCAAGATTTAGCCATTGCGCGTTCTATTTCTGCCCGTCTTCCCCAGTCTCATAAGATTATGACTTTAGATGATCCCAGAGAGTTAAAGGGTTTATTTAAAGGGGTGGAGATGACCATAGGAATGCGCTATCACAGTTTAATTATGGCAGGTGCAGAAGAATGTCGTTGTTTTGCCCTTAGTTATGACCCCAAGGTAAGCCGCTTGATGCAAGAGTTAAATATTCCCGGCTGGGAGTTGGCAGAACTGCCTGAAGACCCCAATGTTATTAGTACGGCTTGGTTAGAGTGTTATGCTAATGGGGATGCTTTAAGTTCTGCTCAAATTCATTCGTTAGTTGATCGCGCTTTGATGCACCAAGAGTTATTAAAGTTTGTGAGCGATTTTGAGACGGATTAA